CAGGGCAAGTTTATTTCACACTCTTAAGAATGGGAGCTGCCTCTGTTCAGTTGTGTTAGTGGTTGATGCATGTGTTCTTTTTCCATGCATGTATTATTCTTTGCTACTGACCTGAATGTTAACAGCCCCAACCTTGCATGGGACTCAGTGCATATATAAGGGACCTTCATGTCCAAATAAACCATGGGAATTCCTGTTAGGATGCAGGATACAGAGGTTAGAATATCTGTGGTTGGATATCACACCAGACTAAGTTGTTTAGCAAAAAGTGAATGAGCTTTGTCTCTCCCAAGGGTCTTCCCTTTCGTCTACCCTCTCTTCCACCCAAGCAGCCACAAGAGAGTTCAGAAGCTTTATCTTTGGGTCAACCACTCCTAGCCATGTTTTTCAGGTCCGGAACTTTAACTTTTACTAGGGAGGCTTTTACACAGCCTGCTAACCTGAACTCATGTTGTGCACCTACCTTGAGAATTCTCTTCACATATTATTTAGTTACATTTCCTCGATCAGCAGAAGTGGCATGATGGAGGCTTTTCTGTGGAACAGTTTTTCCTCTCCCTGTTTTGGGTGAGGGGCTTCTCTTCTGCTGGTTCTAAAACATGGTAAGTGGAGGGAAAATGCCTTCCCAGTTAACACAACAGACACTTCAGAAGCTGCCAGTGAACTGGCTCGGCACTTATCAGCAGTGGCAAGGCCAGACACAGGCATCAGCTATGCTCTTGCCAAAAGGCTCTTTAAGTGGGCCGCTATCTGAAACTAGCAAAGTATCCTATGACGAGGGACTCTCTCAGTCTGGCTCTGAGATGGTCACTCTCCTGAAGTGACAAACAATCCAGCCTTTCAGCAAACACAAAGCTCTCGTAAACAGGGGTCACCATGCCAAGCTTTATGCATGCGTGATTGCAAGATGTGGAACAGCTTGTGACTCAGTCAGTCTCATCGGCTGGAATTGTAACtctttgatttggatttggaTTCTTATAATTAAAATGGAACAACCTTGTAATTTAAAAACTGCTCTGGTTTAAGGAGAGAACATGTTATAATATTGGACTAAGTCCTGTGTTCAGCTTTTCCCTCAGCTGCTAGGTCGTTTTAAAATCAGCAGCTGTATGAAAAGTCACTATTAATAAATTGCTTTTTCCTGCTTTACATTGTGGATGGACCCAGGATTTAGAGAATAAGGAAACACCTTATGATATATTCCTGTTTATTTTGATATTGCTGCTGCATCCCATCCATCCAAGACTAGTTACCATTTCCCCCTGAATTCTTTCCTCATTTCAGCTTCAAAGGCTAGCTTTGGATTGTTGCAGATATATAAGAAACAGGAAGAACAGCCACTTTCTCACTCCCTCTGTAGCATATGAATTAAAAGCCTTGCagttctcttccttctctcttaaaTACCAAGATGTACTGTTAATCCATACAGTGAAACCTTGCACATCTTTCTGGGTGGGAGGTAAGCGATAGGAGGAGCCAGAAAATATCTCAGTCTCAAAGATAATAATTTGAATTGAAAAACCtgttttggcacagaaaatgccCTCTTTGTTGAGGAGGTGGCTTTTGACCATCTGCGTTACAAATGCCTCTTGTTTGTTTTAAGTAGGAAAGAGATGTAAAATGGTCTTGGAATAGTGACTGGCTGATCAAACAGGAACACTTAGCCAGCCACTCAGCATAAAGAGATCTAATGGTGTCCCATATTTTACCCTTCCCTGCTTTGGCTCAATAGCACTGTCGTTTGAGTGCTTACTAGATGAGATGATTAGGGGTATATTGGGTGGGTTATTTCTTTCCATCGTTCTGCATAATGTCCTTTGTATCTGGCCTGAATAATGTGCAAAGTGATCCCCTTAACACTGTCTGGAAACAAGCCATTGCAATCCCCTTTTATTAGTAGGAAAATGATATTAAAGTCAGCCACTGAGTACCTGAGCTGGGATTTTAACATGGAACTCCAACATTCCAATTTAACACTGCATCTTCTCCTGGGGTAGCAGCACACTGAAGCCAGAATGCTTTCATATGGTTTCTTGTGTGGCTATCATCACAACAGGCATGAAAGCATGTGCATCTATGGCTCTTTTTACAATACCTGCATTTTTGGAGACCTCAGGGGGCTTGCTGCCTTTCATGCGTGGTTATGAATGTCAGGACGTAAGTGAAGACAAATGGAATCTTATGTTTCCAGGGTGGACTGTGTTGGGATACTGAAGCTGAGGAATGCAGATGTTGAAGCCCGAATAGGCATCGCTGGATCCAAGAAGAAAAGCACTCGGGCCAGGCTGGTGTTCCGCGTGAACATCCCTCGGAAGGATGGCTCCTCTCTCACCCTGCAGACGCCATCCTCACCTATTCTGTGCAGTAAGTGGCAAACTCAGAACTCCTGAGGGAGTCTCACTGTGACTTGCGGTCCCTTTGTTGGTTGAGCTGCTGTGCATCTCATGTTAACCTGCTCAAAAAACAAAATTGAACAACCCAAATAAATCAGAGATTTGATGGAACATAATGTTCAGAGAGTCTCAGTAAACCATCTTTTCAGTGGCAAGAGTGACAGAACATGAAGAAACAGGTCTACTGTGCAGATTTCTTCAGGATAGTGCAGAATTGATACTGTACCAGTACATCAAGTTATAATTACATTCTATTCAGAGAACACATCAGACACGTTTTAACAATGGGAGGTTCAAGCTCTGACACTGTTTTTGCTCCAGGGAGGGGAGAAGATACTGGGATTCATCACTAATTTTAGAGGACATGTACCATCAGAGCTACAACACGCAATAATTTTTGCTGTTGCTAGAGCTCCTGGAAGACACTTCTGGGGTGACACAGTGGACAGCAGCCCTAAGCAAGCACTTGGGTTGCTTGGATTATCTTGCAAGCCCTAATTGCAGTCAGCAGCAAATATGAGCCCCTTTCTTTGTGGCTGAGGCTGGAGAAACTGTTGCTTGTTAGCTGGGACTTCCTTCTGTTTGATTAGagtaaataatttcattttgatgCTCAGAAGCACAAGCTAAGATAAGTTATACTTCGCTTGTACCCAGCAAGTCCTCCCAGAAGCCCATGTTGTTGCCATATTGAGCACATAAAGTGGCTCAGACATAGGCACCTGTGCAAAGGAAAAGGGATGTTCTGGTCTTAGGCAAGGTGTTTAATTTCTAAAGTCAGTATTCATCACTAGCTTCTATAgagcagaatatttatttatcatGGTCATGAGTCAaattacttctttttttcagaCGTGTTACGCTTGTGCTTAAGTTTCCAACTTTTCCCCCCCTCTAGGCAAAATGTCTTCCTTCTGTGTACTATAGTATTGTTCATTGGAGTTAGTTTATATTTGGGAATTTGCAAGGACACCAACCATTGTAATGCTTGCATGTGGACATCCAGCCAAGGGGGGCAGGTCTTTTTGCGAGGCAACTTTTAGGGGACTTTTCACCATGCAAAAATGTTTTGTAATGGCAATTGGTTGACTTTGAAGACTCCTGATGTTAGCCAAATTCAAATATCAGTACCAGTTCAATGTGGTATTACGTAGTGGTGAGGAATATAATAAGCACAGTTTCTAGGAGATAACAGTCACGTGCCGCCCCTTAGGAGAATTGTGCAGTGATTTACTCGAAAGGAAACATggacattaaaaagaaatactaGAGTGTGCTTTGCCCAATCAGACATTTTATAAATAATGTCCTGGTTTTGCACAAGCATCGCTTGCTAAAGGACTAGTTCATTATGGAGACCTTTGGGAACACTGTCAACTGCATGCATGCTATTAGTTGAagagctgtttcttttcttctctctttccctcgcACTCCCCAAATCTGTAGCTCAACCAGCAGGTGTACCAGAGATCCTAAAGAAGAGTTTGCACACCTGTTCAgtgaagggagaagaagaagtcTTTCTGATTGGCAAGAATTTCTTGAAGGGAACCAAAGTGATCTTCCAAGAGAACATGTCTGGTAAGTACCCAGTTTTGCCTAAGCTTCACATCAGGAGATGAGTGCGGATGGTGTTGGACTGGTGGCCTCTATGCATACCTAAGGGGCAGCTGGCTTCTCTGCTTATGTCTCCCTTGGGGATGGTTCCAATAAACGTAGCCCAGCATTCACAGTAACgtgcctctcttttcctttctaacAGATGAGAACTCTTGGAAGGCAGAAGCAGAAATAGACATGGAACTGTTTCATCAGGTATTGGTTTTTGGGGTGCACTGAAATACAGGCGTAAAAGCTTTCCTCTTCATTTTTGAAAACATTCCTTATTTGCTCTTGAAAGTATTTACTAAGAATTTATATATAAAGTCCTTCCTTTAATAATATgtttggaaggaaaggaaagcataCTTTAGTCATTCAGATAGAAGTTATGAATATCTTACTCCCAAGCTAACTAGATGCTTTTGTTCTAAAACCTTGCCTTCATATGGCTGAACATTTGATTGACATTCACATGGCCAACAGACTGAATTTATATGCTTGGATAGATCATTAGACAATGATAATATTTGGCCAAGATGACTCCCTTTTTGTTGCGGACTGCCTGTGAACTAATTTCTTTCATTCCTGTGACAGATTTGTTGCTTTATTCTCTCAGTTAACCTTGACTTGCCAAGAGAATTATGGCTTTCACATTTTCCATAGCTAGGGCAAGCCCCTGTCTTCCATGCAGTAGCAGCTATCACAGTATTCAGGCATGGAGACTGTGTGAGTGCTGCACTTGTTCTGTTACCTTAGGTGATGATGATCTCCGTTTTTACCTCCAATTCCCTGTGATTAAAGGGGTAAAGGTGCTACATGTTCAAACAGTGGCCAATCCTTCACTTTGCAGGTGTAATGATCCTCATTTTAGGAGTGGGTTTCTGGACTTAGTTGCCTTAAGTGGCTGCTAAAGGCTTTGTCATTTTACAAGTGAACACGATGTGGCCTCTGCAAACCCTTGCTATGTGGCCTCAAGTCTACTGTGTGGGTTCCAGTTCCTTATTGCCTGTCATGTTACCCTTGTATATTTTATGGCTGGTTGCTAGTTCTGGACTCATAGACTGAGCTTGTCTGAGGTAGTCTGGTGAAAGAAGATAGCAAGCTGTAGCAAAAGAAAGGGAGGAGTTGATGAGTTTGTttctgtgcatgtgtgcgcaTGCGTTTTGAAATTATGGTACATGCAGGAAGGCAAATGCTTAAGAGTGATCTCTTGTGTGCTTTCACCACTGTTGGGTATGCTCAGGAGGTCTAATGTCACAGTAATTTAATAGCTGTGTGGACTCCATAGATACATTTATGTTATGAATAGATCTTGCATTGTTAACAGTTGGTAAGTTCTTTAAACTTTCTAAATTCTGCTTTTGGTTTTAGAATCATCTAATTGTAAAGGTGCCCCCATATCATGACCAGAAAATAACTGCACCTGTTTCTGTGGGGATCTATGTGGTGACCAATGCTGGGCGATCCCATGACATACAGCCATTCACTTACACTCCGGACACATGTAAGTAAAAAGCAGTGAGGTTGTCAGGAGGGCTTTGGCCCATACTTGTGCATAGCCATTCCTCGCTTTGGTTTTTGAGTTCCTGGCAGAGGCTGAAGGAGAAAGCAGGACAGTTCAGTGGGCAGTACCACCTATTGCCCATCCTGATCTGGAGTGTTCTGCAGTAGGAGCATGCTCTGGGGCTCTGAAGTGGCACCCATGAAACCGGAAAATTGGGGGGAAGAAGGGGCCTCTGCTGTGCATGTTTGAGACCGGTGGTTAGAGCTTATTGTAGGgcttttctttgctgttttttgaaatgggaaacagaaagtggggaggaaagaaagagagacagatttccttgtatttttaaaagtttgattacaaggaagaaaaagagtggGAGGGGACAATAGGATATGAACATGAGATAGCCATTTGCATTAATAAATGCTGGAAAGTCATTTCCAGAGTGCATTTTCTCAAAGTTGGCCTCTATAAAACAAATAGTTAAAGCAGTGAGATCTACTGCTTTAGATGCTGAGCAATAGATGGAGAAGGTTTATCTTTCCAGCCTTGGAGTACAAATCTTTTAGCAACAGTAACAGCGCACAGGAGCCAGCCATGTTGAGCATTGGTTAAATCCCCCAAATGGGAAATGTCCTTTTTCACCTTTTTTTGAGTGTCAGTGATGTCTTTTGCTCCATCAACAGCCAGTACTCTGAATGTGAACGTGAAACAGGAAATATCTAGCCCGACACAGCCTTGCTCTTTTGATGACGCAATCAAAGGTATTTAATTCTTTCTAGCAGTATTAATCTTGCACTTTGGAGGTCTCCCAAGATGgaggtggactctccatcttcggaggtctttaaacagaggttggatgggcatctttcaggagtgctttagttgtgtcttcctgcatggcagaatggggttagattaggtggcccttggggttccttccagctccaggattCTGTAATTCAAATCCCTTGAGTTCTTCtgcagacctttttttaaaaaccacttcaTAAATTATGTTGTGATCACGTACATTCTTTTAATAGGGGAATGGTTTCTTTGGCAGATATGGCATTTTAGTCTAATTTGCTTATTTGTAATATGCGTCAGGATTCACAAAGTAGTAGCTAATTTTTTTCTGGGATTAATTAGGTGTGCAGTGATGGGAGGATGAGCAAAGGGGCAGTAGCAGCCATGATGTGCCTTCATGATGTGCCATAGGAATGAAAGTAATTTCTCTTGGGAATGCCAGACTCCTGAATGTACATAGCTACATTATGGGAGAggggttttttgggaggggagggaTTTGGTAGAATTCTAGAGGACAAAATACCAAAGCACTCTTAGCTTAAAGCATGAAGCTGCTGCAAGATAAATCATTTCATGAGAAGGAAAATACAGCTTTAGTGTAATAAAAGAGATCACTGTTCAAGACACAGGATGACAGGCTTAGTTGTGAGTCCACAAATTCTTcatggttttgctttgtttttgtcttttactgCAATTGGCCCTATTACTGTGTGCAATCATTTACTAAAATAAGCTCATTAAGTTTCAGAAGGTGTTCAGGAGGATGTCAGTGTCTGAAACAGAGCAGCATAAATAGTAAAGTGAGATGTTTAACAGGCTTCCAGGTTTGCAGCTGAAAATTATCTAGCATGGCTGTTCTGGCTGCTGTTTCCAGCCTACTAGAAACACAAGATGCTGCCTTAAGACTACACTTGGTCTCTTATCCCGCTGCTGGCAGCTGCTTTCTGGGACTATCTCAGTCTTACTGGCCATGCTGCCCACTGAACCTTATTAGGTCTCCTGCATCCAGAGCAGCTGCCCTACCATGGAGCTGAGGCCTTCTCCAGTTATTGGCATGGATTCTTGCCATTAATCTGTTGCCTTTGTTCTTTACCAGTCACAGGGCAGTGTGGGTGCCTTTAACTCTAGTTCCCAGTACTGAAATTTGGCTCCTGTTTCTGGTGCTTGTGACTGTAGGTTTTAATCTTGTAGAGTTTCTGCGAAGGATTAGTTCCATAGCAAGCTAGGCTGCAGCTGATGGAGGATTCCAGAAAGTGTTTGCTGTTGTCTTTATAGCCTTATTTCCCCCGCTTTTCacctgtgtttttccccccttacaAGCCTAACTATTTGAAAAGGGCTTGTgggatcagaacttggaaaaagttactttttttggatagCTTACAGTATCCTGCAACCAGCATGGCTGCTCTAAAAGCTCTGAGTGGGATAGAAAAGAGTAGGGGAATCTTAGTGGCCTACAAACAAATGGGACATTGAACTTTGAAGAACTGGTGATCTTTGTGCAATAACAACTTAATGGCTCCTTGTGTAATTAGAGCTGAAAGTAGAAACTGTTATCACTAGGCTTCCCAGGCATGCCATTTTGCACAGGACAGGCTCTGTTTGGAGTCCTGAAGTCAATTCTCTTATTGGGGTGATAGAAGATGCCCTAACCCCCCTATTTGACAGTAGGTGGTAGCATTGGGGATGTAGGCAGCAAAGTTATAGATACCAGGATTCATCTGCTGGGATCATGGCTGGCATGGTACcgcttttcttcctcctcctcatcttgcTGGGCTGATGCCATCTCATGAGGGCTGGCCTTCTATCTTGAGAGATGAATGGGTTTGGAGGTTCCTGTGAAATTTGAAATGTCATGGGGCCCTGAGATCTCTGAAGGGGCCCTCCCCTCATGAGACTTGAGGTGACCTGGGAATCCTAATTGTCATACTACAGAAGAACTCATTTACTGTGGCACCTGCTTTCACGGGGCAGAGATTGCTGCGCCAGATGTATTTCATGAAGGAAGCTCTGGTCTGTGAAAGCTTGTGTTgcattaaatgtatttattttaatgtacccAAGACTTACTGTTTATTGCTACAGACTCATATGAGCTTTGTCCTACAGATTTTACCAGCTGTAATGTCACCTGAAGGTTGTACTGCATATTCAGATGCTTATCCCAGTCTTTTTTTAGTCCAGGGGTTCTTTTAGTGCCATGGACCCCTTTGTCAGTCTTCTGACACCTATGGACTTCTTCTcagaataatgtttttaaaagcataaaaagcTAAATTTCAGTTAGAGATGTTagtaaaaataaagatgtaaTTTCCCCCCATCCAAGTTCACAGACCCCCTGAAATATATTCCTGGACCCCTCTGGAGTTTGTGGATCCTAGATTAAGAACTCTTGCTTGATATTCCTCTCCTTTGGGAGAAAGAGTGGTATCCCAGTGTTGAATcctgtctctgtctctttcccttttttgtcTCTGGTGCTCTCTGCCCATCTCAGTCCCTGCACTTTAAGTCATGCCATTTTTCAGAACAGCACTTAATTCTGTGTTTATCTGTTGCAGTGAACCCCAGTGGCTGTAACCTGGACAAGGTAAATATTCTTCCCAGTGCCTTGATAACTCCACTCAGGCCAAACAATATCATTAAGAGCGAAGAGGCTGCTCCAATGGAGCTTGTGCCTGAAAAAAGATCCCCTTCAGTCTTTAAGGTAAGTGGTGTTGAGCagtcatctgtggattttggagaGACATGAGTGCCTTATTCTTAGAGGCAGCGATGTCGCACCAGTACCGAAGTGTACTAAAATGCTTTCTTCTGCCTGTGTGTTTTTCCCTTCAGACAACCAGTGTAGTTGGTCCCTCTCAAGCACCTCTAGAGTCCGGCATGCCCAGCCTACTGGGAAACAGCActttctcctcttctgcttctcACTTGGCTCCTGAGAATGAAAAGCAGCCACTGCCGCCCAAGGTGTATACTCCAGAGGCAATGCCTACCCTCCATACTCAGGACATTGTCCCACCTGGCAGCTTCCCAGCAGCTTCTGCTGGCAGCCAGCTGCAGAACAGCGACACCTTGTTGCAGCAGGCATCTCCATTCCCCTCAAGAGAGTCCCAGGGGCCCAGAGAGATGCTTCAGTCTGACAGTGCAGTCATGACTTTGTCTCAGCTGACAGAGGTTTCCCAGCAGCAGTCACCGCTTCAAGACTCGTCCCAGGCTTTACAGCAGCAGATCTCGGCCAACATATTTTCATCACCCGGCAGAGTGAGTCAGCTGCAGAACACGATCCAACAACTGCAAGCAGGGACCTTTCAGTCCAGCACTGCTAGCAGCAACAGTGGAAACGTGGATTTGGTCCAACAGGTCCTGGAAGCACAGCAGCAGTTGTCGTCTGTCTTGTTTTCAGGGTCTGACAATGAGGACGTTCAAGAGCAGCTCAATGTGGAAATTTTCCAGCAGGTCAGCCAGATCCAAAATGGAGTCAACCAAGGGATGTTTTCCTCTGATGCAGTCCACTCGAGGGCTGAAGACCTGCTATCCAGCAGAACAGAGAACATTCATCCACAGCCTGAGAGTTCTTTGTCcagtcagcagcagcagcagcagcagcagcagcagcagcagcagcagcaagcaatgGAGACTTCTGCAGCAATGGTGATTGAGATCCAGCAAGGCCTCTGCCAGGCAACAAGCCAGATGCCGTCCGActtgttctcctcctcttcttcaggcaACGGAAACATCCAGCAGTCCCCAGTGTACCAGCAAGCTTCCCACTTGATGGGTGGCCTGTCCACAAGCGAAGACATGCAAATGCAATGTGAGTTGTTCTCTTCCACCAACGTTTCTGGCAATGAAGGAGCAACGCCACCCCAACGGCAGCAGGTGCCGGCCAACGGCTCTGCCCTGTTTCAGTCTTCTGGCTCCACCAAAGGCGAAGAAGTATCAAGCCAGGCGGAACAGTTGCGGAATGACGTCTATCAGGCTATGGTCCAAATGCAGCACGGCGGGGAGGGTCAGGTGCAGGTcagcctcttctcttcctccgagAACATGATGCAAGGCAATGGAGCACCACCGtcccagcagcagcaaccacagccaccgccgccaccaccatccCAGGGTGGAGGCCTCTTCCAGCAGGGTGGGGAGATGATGTCCCTCCAGTCTGGAAGCTTCTTGCAGCAGGCCCCCCACTCTCAGGCTCAGCTTTTCCACTCTCAGAGCCCTATCGGGGACGGCCAGAACATCTCCCAGGAGGCTCCAAGCTCCCTCTTCCATAGTCAGAGCACCGCGACTTCTTCAGAACAGCTGCCACCCCCCATTTTCCACTCACAGGCCCCCATGGGGGTTGTTCAGGAGCAACAGGCCGGCAGCAtgtttctttctcattctcagaATTCAATGAGTGGCTCAGTCACACGGGAGGAGCCCATGACGTTCTTCACCACCCAGAATTCGATTTCTTCTTTGCAGGCCTCTGCCAGTGCTGAGCAGCCAGCCTCAttccagcaacagcagcaacaacagcaggcGGCTCAGCTCTCCCACCTCCAGGGGTCTCTGCTTCCTCCGCAGGAGCAGCCTCCGCCTTCACAGCAGGGCATTTTCCAGTCACAAGTGCCCCTGGGTGCACTCCCTCCTTCAGGTGTGCCCCCAAACCAACAAGAAGCCATGTACCAGTCCTCACATTCAATGGCAGCTCTTCAGAACAGCacacaagagcagcagcagcagcaacagcaacagccaaACATGCATTACAGCAGCCAGGGCCCCATGGGCCCCATGGCATCCCCGAAGCAGGCCATGCTGTTCAGCTCCAGCCCCAGCTCCCTGACCAGCCAGGAACAGCAGCAACAGAGCCAGTCTCTCTTCCACCCACAGAACGCCATGAGGACCATGAATCAGGACCAGCAACCCATGCAGTTCCAGAACCAGAGCCCAGGCTCCTCCCAAGCTGAGCCGTCCCAGCAGCCACCGCCGGCCTTATTCCACAGCTCCCCACAGCTGCAGCTGGTCCAAGGTTCTCCCAGCTCCCAAGAGCAGCCTCTCACCCTTTTCATCTCATCAACTTCCATGTCTGCCTTACAGAACAGCATGAGCCAGCAGGAGATGCAGCAGTCCTCCCTCTATTCTTCACAGAGCAGCATGTCTGGCATCCAGGGTACTTCTTCACccccacaacagcaacaacagcagcaacaacagcagcagcagcaacaacaacaacagcaagcttCCTTGTTCCATAATGGCCCTGGAGGTGGTGCCATCAGCCAGCTGCAGAATTCATCTGCTTCATCTCAGCAGACCTCTGGAATATTTCTTTTTGGCATCCAAGAGAGTAAGTTTCAGAATGGAGGGTCCAGAATTGTCACCAGCTACAACAGCAGATGAGTCTGTTTCTAGTTAtgggtttttttctctcccctttgtgGCCTTGCAGGTCATCCCACAAAATTAGGACTAACTGTGTCCAGATGGAGGCATGAGATTGAGTTGAGCCAGCATGATTGAAGGCCAGAGagtatttaataatttaattaatcaattaagaTATTTATATTCCAGCCTTTATCCGAAGATCTCAGAGTGGCATAGAATAAAACTAAAACCATCTTAAATTATATAACCATAAAACATATCCAGCATAGataaggctttaataaaaaaaaacaccaagtttTACCTTGGTGCTGAAATGATTATAAAATTGGTACCAGTCAGGGCTGCAGAGGGAAGGAACTCTACAGCTGGGGAGCCACTGCAGAAAAGAGGGTAACAGACACAGGGCTCTACTACAAGGTGTCTTTTAATCTAAAGCTGGAGTGCTTTATTGCTGCCAGCCACAGGTACACATACCTTGGTGCAAAATCACTTTGAATCAGTTTGTTTCAGCATTCACTGAAGAGGTTCATCTCAGTGCTAAGATCTATTGTCTTAGGCTCCTTGGGATACTGCCAAGACTGTGATTTGGAGTACCTTCTGTAGAGAACTTTTGGTGATTCAGAGGTCTTTGCAGTGTGAAATAGAATATGCTCCCTTGTTTCTCATTAATCCCTCACATTCAGTTGTGAGTGATGCATGTTGAAGACTGAATGGGCCAACAAGCTCATTGAAGAGGCATTAATCACATGTATTTTCTATCTCTCAACAGACTGTGGCCAGCTCTTAACATCTGGATCTGGTGCGTTGTCTGAACAGATGATCACCATTAGCCAGCCACAAGGGGAGGTGCAGCCTTCTGTCACTACCCTCCTGTCTCAGCAGATGTCAGAGAACCCCCAGCTGTCTTCGGCCATGACCAC
This genomic stretch from Sceloporus undulatus isolate JIND9_A2432 ecotype Alabama chromosome 8, SceUnd_v1.1, whole genome shotgun sequence harbors:
- the NFAT5 gene encoding nuclear factor of activated T-cells 5 isoform X8; translated protein: MLCGQYPSKNEGKELKIVVQPETQHRARYLTEGSRGSVKDRTQQGFPTVKLEGHNEPVTLQVFVGNDSGRVKPHGFYQACRVTGRNTTPCKEVDIEGTTVIEVGLDPSNNMTLAVDCVGILKLRNADVEARIGIAGSKKKSTRARLVFRVNIPRKDGSSLTLQTPSSPILCTQPAGVPEILKKSLHTCSVKGEEEVFLIGKNFLKGTKVIFQENMSDENSWKAEAEIDMELFHQNHLIVKVPPYHDQKITAPVSVGIYVVTNAGRSHDIQPFTYTPDTSSTLNVNVKQEISSPTQPCSFDDAIKVNPSGCNLDKVNILPSALITPLRPNNIIKSEEAAPMELVPEKRSPSVFKTTSVVGPSQAPLESGMPSLLGNSTFSSSASHLAPENEKQPLPPKVYTPEAMPTLHTQDIVPPGSFPAASAGSQLQNSDTLLQQASPFPSRESQGPREMLQSDSAVMTLSQLTEVSQQQSPLQDSSQALQQQISANIFSSPGRVSQLQNTIQQLQAGTFQSSTASSNSGNVDLVQQVLEAQQQLSSVLFSGSDNEDVQEQLNVEIFQQVSQIQNGVNQGMFSSDAVHSRAEDLLSSRTENIHPQPESSLSSQQQQQQQQQQQQQQQAMETSAAMVIEIQQGLCQATSQMPSDLFSSSSSGNGNIQQSPVYQQASHLMGGLSTSEDMQMQCELFSSTNVSGNEGATPPQRQQVPANGSALFQSSGSTKGEEVSSQAEQLRNDVYQAMVQMQHGGEGQVQVSLFSSSENMMQGNGAPPSQQQQPQPPPPPPSQGGGLFQQGGEMMSLQSGSFLQQAPHSQAQLFHSQSPIGDGQNISQEAPSSLFHSQSTATSSEQLPPPIFHSQAPMGVVQEQQAGSMFLSHSQNSMSGSVTREEPMTFFTTQNSISSLQASASAEQPASFQQQQQQQQAAQLSHLQGSLLPPQEQPPPSQQGIFQSQVPLGALPPSGVPPNQQEAMYQSSHSMAALQNSTQEQQQQQQQQPNMHYSSQGPMGPMASPKQAMLFSSSPSSLTSQEQQQQSQSLFHPQNAMRTMNQDQQPMQFQNQSPGSSQAEPSQQPPPALFHSSPQLQLVQGSPSSQEQPLTLFISSTSMSALQNSMSQQEMQQSSLYSSQSSMSGIQGTSSPPQQQQQQQQQQQQQQQQQQASLFHNGPGGGAISQLQNSSASSQQTSGIFLFGIQENCGQLLTSGSGALSEQMITISQPQGEVQPSVTTLLSQQMSENPQLSSAMTTNQNMKKIDDLLVSLQNQGNNNMAGSF
- the NFAT5 gene encoding nuclear factor of activated T-cells 5 isoform X7 is translated as MLLQLPPLPPWAVLAAPLPPLPAPPFTLPQLLTAKLCKWRAAPQPWGTSEAPKTTSGKKSPMLCGQYPSKNEGKELKIVVQPETQHRARYLTEGSRGSVKDRTQQGFPTVKLEGHNEPVTLQVFVGNDSGRVKPHGFYQACRVTGRNTTPCKEVDIEGTTVIEVGLDPSNNMTLAVDCVGILKLRNADVEARIGIAGSKKKSTRARLVFRVNIPRKDGSSLTLQTPSSPILCTQPAGVPEILKKSLHTCSVKGEEEVFLIGKNFLKGTKVIFQENMSDENSWKAEAEIDMELFHQNHLIVKVPPYHDQKITAPVSVGIYVVTNAGRSHDIQPFTYTPDTSSTLNVNVKQEISSPTQPCSFDDAIKVNPSGCNLDKVNILPSALITPLRPNNIIKSEEAAPMELVPEKRSPSVFKTTSVVGPSQAPLESGMPSLLGNSTFSSSASHLAPENEKQPLPPKVYTPEAMPTLHTQDIVPPGSFPAASAGSQLQNSDTLLQQASPFPSRESQGPREMLQSDSAVMTLSQLTEVSQQQSPLQDSSQALQQQISANIFSSPGRVSQLQNTIQQLQAGTFQSSTASSNSGNVDLVQQVLEAQQQLSSVLFSGSDNEDVQEQLNVEIFQQVSQIQNGVNQGMFSSDAVHSRAEDLLSSRTENIHPQPESSLSSQQQQQQQQQQQQQQQAMETSAAMVIEIQQGLCQATSQMPSDLFSSSSSGNGNIQQSPVYQQASHLMGGLSTSEDMQMQCELFSSTNVSGNEGATPPQRQQVPANGSALFQSSGSTKGEEVSSQAEQLRNDVYQAMVQMQHGGEGQVQVSLFSSSENMMQGNGAPPSQQQQPQPPPPPPSQGGGLFQQGGEMMSLQSGSFLQQAPHSQAQLFHSQSPIGDGQNISQEAPSSLFHSQSTATSSEQLPPPIFHSQAPMGVVQEQQAGSMFLSHSQNSMSGSVTREEPMTFFTTQNSISSLQASASAEQPASFQQQQQQQQAAQLSHLQGSLLPPQEQPPPSQQGIFQSQVPLGALPPSGVPPNQQEAMYQSSHSMAALQNSTQEQQQQQQQQPNMHYSSQGPMGPMASPKQAMLFSSSPSSLTSQEQQQQSQSLFHPQNAMRTMNQDQQPMQFQNQSPGSSQAEPSQQPPPALFHSSPQLQLVQGSPSSQEQPLTLFISSTSMSALQNSMSQQEMQQSSLYSSQSSMSGIQGTSSPPQQQQQQQQQQQQQQQQQQASLFHNGPGGGAISQLQNSSASSQQTSGIFLFGIQENCGQLLTSGSGALSEQMITISQPQGEVQPSVTTLLSQQMSENPQLSSAMTTNQNMKKIDDLLVSLQNQGNNNMAGSF